The genomic region ACACCTGCAGGGCAAGACCCCTCATTTCTCCTACGAGCACAGGATACACACCCCCGGCGGCGTAAAATGGATCGTGACCAGGGGCAAGGCGCTTATGGACGAGGCGGGTCGCCCCGTACGGATGGCGGGGTCGATAACCGACATCTCGGAACGCAAAGCCAAAGATGACCTTGTCCGCCACATGGCCTACCATGACGCGCTCACCGGCATCGCCAACCGGGCGGCGCTCAACCGCGAACTCAAAGCTCTCGTCGCGGGGATTAAGGGTGACCAGGGGGGAGCGCTCCTTTTCATCGACCTCGACAACTTCAAAGGCATCAACGACACCTTCGGCCACTCCTACGGCGACAAACTGCTCGTCGTCGTCAGCCAGCGGCTGCGGAGCATCGACGACGACCGCCATTTCGTCGCGCGGGTCGGCGGCGACGAGTTCATAGTGCTTCTCGAAGGCGCCGGCCGCAGCCAGGCGGCCGAGTACGCCGACAGGCTGCTGGCCGTCTTCGCCAACCCGCTCAGCGTCAACGGCAAAAGCGTGTACGTCACCGTCAGCATCGGGTTGACCATCTTCCCCGACGACGGGACATCGGCCGAAGAACTGTTCAAAAACGCCGACATGGCCATGTACAAGGCCAAGGATCTCGGCAAGAGCCGCTACGCCTTCTTCGACCGCGGTATGGACGAACTGGTGCGGCAGAAAACGCAGATCGAGCACGATCTGCGCGAGGCCATCCCCAACGGGGAACTGCGCCTGTGGTACCAGCCCTATGTCGAGACGGCCACCGGGCGCGTATGCGGCCTCGAGGCATTGATCCGCTGGCAGCGCCCCGACCGGATGGTGATGCCGGGCGAATTTATCAAAGTAGCGGAAGAAACCGGCCTGATCGTGCCGATCGGCGATTGGGTCCTCCGCAGCGCCTGCTCCTTCGCGGCCGCCCTGCGCCGTCAGGGCGCCGGCCAGCCCGTCGTCAGCGTCAACCTGTCGGTGGTCCAGCTTATCCGCGGCGATTTCGTCCGCTGGGTGCGCGAGGTCGTCGACGAGACAGGCGCGGACCCGCGGGCCATAGCCTTCGAAATCACCGAAAGCGTGCTGATGGACAACTTCGAGGCCAACATCGACAAACTCGCCGAAGTAAGGCGCCTCGGCGTGAGGATATACCTCGACGACTTCGGCACAGGGTACTCCTCGCTTAAATACCTCCGTCAACTGCCGGTAGATATAATAAAGATCGACAAATCGTTCGTCGACGACCTCGACGACGCCGACGGCCAGCGGGAGATAATCGGCTCGATCATCAACCTCGCCCACCGCGCCCGCCAGCAGGTTGTCGCCGAGGGGGTCGAGACCGGACGCCAGCTCGAGAAACTGATAAAATTCAAGTGCGACTTCGTTCAGGGCTACTACTACAGCAGGCCGGTCGCCGAGCGCGACGTGCCCGACCTGTTGCAGCGGCTTGGACAGCGCGAGGGAAAGTGATCGCCAGTGAAAACGGGGAGCGCCCTTTTCCCCAAAGGGCCGGACCACAGCGACCGGGAAAGCCGGCGGCAGGAAATAACGGACAGGCGCCTCGCCGGCCGGGAGCCAAAACGGCGCCCGCGGGGCTTGGCCAGGCTGCTCGTCGTTGTCCTGTGCATGTTTGCCGCCGGCTTCTTCTTCGAAAACACCGTTCCGGTCCCTGACGCCGCCTGGGTTTACGTCGACCTCGGCCAGGCGGCTTACTACGCGCCCACCTACCTCCGGGACAGCGGGCGGGACACCGCCGGGCTGCTGCTGACCACCGTCGGCGAAGCGAAAAAAATGAAATACCGCCCCGACCCCGGAGCCAGGAACAGGGGCTATTTTCAGCAGCCCGGCCGCAGCATGTCGGGGCGGATACTACAGAGCCTCGGCCTCCTGCCGCCCCTTCAGAGCCGCTGGAATCGCGACGGAACATGGAACTGGTGAAAATTGCCGGGAAATAACGAAGAGCCGCGCATAGCGCGGCCTATTTTCGTATGTGCGCCGCCGGGGGGGCCTTGACGACTGCTGCCGCGAATGAAAAAAACAACATACAAAACAAAATGTGTCGAATTTTATGACTGGAATTAAAGGAAATATGCCCTGATATAGCAAAAATAAGTAATATAAGGGGGGATAATCCTAGAGTGGGGAGCGGTTTGTGCAATTGACCAATAGAATCCTCATGCCAACCGTTGATACGGTAGCACACGCCTATTCTAAGAGTATTTCAAGCAAGGCGCGAAGCGCCCGGCGCTGCCGGCCGGAAGAACGAAAGAACACCGCGCCCTTTATGTTCCCATTATAAGGCAGGCATAAAGGCTGCGAATCGGCAGATACTGAAGGTGTAAGCGATTGTCGAGTTCATTGGAAAGAGGGGTGATTCCTTTAATGGCGAAAACTCTCTATGTCGGTAACTTGCCCTGGGGCACTACGGAGGCCGATCTCGCGGACGCGTTCCGTCCGCACGGTTCGGTGATATCCAGTCGCATCATCACTGACAAAGAAACGGGCAGATCAAGGGGCTTTGGTTTTGTCGAGGTCGAGGACGCTGATGTGGACAACATGATAGCCGCGATGAACGGCGCCGAATTTGGCGGCCGCCAGGTTGTCGTAAACGAAGCCAAGCCGCGGCAAGGCAATTTCTAGTTGAAACAAGTGCCTCCTCTCGGGGAGGCATTTTATTTATCCCGGGACTTGGCTATCAGCCAGGTCCTTTCCTCTGTCCGCCGCTTTGAACAGGGGACGCAGGAATCGGTCGCATTATAGCGAATTTTAGCACAAGGTGAAGAAAATGACCGAAAAAC from Sporomusaceae bacterium harbors:
- a CDS encoding ABC transporter substrate binding protein; translated protein: MALKLLLVAVFACLAVLQPAAAEQAPSPPTVLILNSYNKGLPWTDEQTDGIISVLRDSGADPIFYVEYIDWKNNPTPENLRLTYELLKTKYAHKKIDIVMATDDMAVIFTLQHRRELFSDAPLVFSGVYPAAAETMMAYEPDVTGVYEVPDVAGTMKLMASLNPNLKYIYLLFDNTESGAVTWVPVEMAAPRIKENLSVVSLNYLTRDQIAVTLGSLPDDSAVLVSTYSRDAADYVMEVERYVKFFAENSRAPVYILYDFETGYGAVGGSVLSGRRQGQAAAALANRILAGERASAIKPVDPQDSSTVVDYRQLAKYNLPPERVPDGAVFVNKPQTLYEQHGQVIAAAATVIGAMAAYILVLISSIRRRRTAEENLRTSNEELGSLYEEILASQEELQAQYESLEAAKQALAESEERYKLSLAGANDGLWDWDFVTNEVYLSERCTELVGVERQRVSGLDGFLAKSVPAGERRKVLAALRRHLQGKTPHFSYEHRIHTPGGVKWIVTRGKALMDEAGRPVRMAGSITDISERKAKDDLVRHMAYHDALTGIANRAALNRELKALVAGIKGDQGGALLFIDLDNFKGINDTFGHSYGDKLLVVVSQRLRSIDDDRHFVARVGGDEFIVLLEGAGRSQAAEYADRLLAVFANPLSVNGKSVYVTVSIGLTIFPDDGTSAEELFKNADMAMYKAKDLGKSRYAFFDRGMDELVRQKTQIEHDLREAIPNGELRLWYQPYVETATGRVCGLEALIRWQRPDRMVMPGEFIKVAEETGLIVPIGDWVLRSACSFAAALRRQGAGQPVVSVNLSVVQLIRGDFVRWVREVVDETGADPRAIAFEITESVLMDNFEANIDKLAEVRRLGVRIYLDDFGTGYSSLKYLRQLPVDIIKIDKSFVDDLDDADGQREIIGSIINLAHRARQQVVAEGVETGRQLEKLIKFKCDFVQGYYYSRPVAERDVPDLLQRLGQREGK
- a CDS encoding RNA-binding protein: MAKTLYVGNLPWGTTEADLADAFRPHGSVISSRIITDKETGRSRGFGFVEVEDADVDNMIAAMNGAEFGGRQVVVNEAKPRQGNF